One window of Symbiobacterium terraclitae genomic DNA carries:
- a CDS encoding sensor histidine kinase, with protein sequence MRFAQFLRDRVAYVTAYAAFAVLSVLVVQLDLMLSGASLQYANLLYILLLGLVGLGLFLLWDYLRFAPFYRHLARLTGREPLEELAVLPAPETAEGELLAGAWSRLYGRLSGELAAERERGRRNVSLVTQWAHHMKTPVSVIDLLLQQARTEAWPAEARELVRSVAEENQRLQHSLQMLLNAVRLDDFARDFRIAREDLEGLVRQVVNEHKREFIARRVYPRVEVAGDPPWLVETDAKWLRFVLEQVLSNALKYAARPEGSAEEGQVVFRLRREGGDTVLEVADNGIGIPPEDLGRVFDPFFTGINGRAFPQATGMGLYLAREVGRRLSHDLSLESVRGKGTTVRIRFQAPRTLFAGLHALPSGRPSEQGGPEA encoded by the coding sequence GTGCGGTTTGCGCAGTTTCTCCGCGACAGGGTCGCCTACGTGACGGCCTACGCGGCCTTCGCGGTGCTCTCCGTGCTGGTGGTGCAGCTGGACCTCATGCTCTCGGGGGCAAGCCTACAGTATGCAAACCTGCTCTACATCTTGCTGCTGGGGCTGGTGGGCCTCGGGCTCTTCCTTCTGTGGGACTACCTGCGGTTTGCCCCCTTCTACCGCCACCTGGCCCGCCTGACCGGCCGCGAGCCCCTGGAGGAGCTGGCGGTGCTGCCGGCGCCCGAGACCGCCGAGGGGGAACTGCTGGCCGGCGCCTGGAGCAGGCTTTACGGCCGGCTGAGCGGCGAGCTGGCCGCGGAGCGTGAGCGGGGGCGGCGCAACGTCAGCCTGGTGACCCAGTGGGCCCACCACATGAAGACGCCGGTGTCCGTGATCGACCTGTTGCTGCAGCAGGCCCGGACCGAGGCGTGGCCGGCCGAGGCGCGGGAGCTGGTGCGCAGCGTGGCGGAGGAGAACCAGCGGCTCCAGCACTCGCTGCAGATGCTGCTGAACGCGGTGCGCCTGGATGACTTCGCCCGGGACTTCCGCATCGCCCGGGAGGACCTGGAGGGACTGGTGCGGCAGGTGGTCAACGAACACAAGCGGGAGTTCATCGCCCGGCGGGTCTACCCGCGGGTGGAGGTGGCGGGCGACCCCCCCTGGCTGGTCGAGACCGACGCCAAGTGGCTGCGGTTCGTGCTGGAGCAGGTACTCAGCAACGCCCTGAAGTACGCCGCACGGCCGGAGGGGTCCGCGGAGGAGGGCCAGGTCGTCTTCCGGCTGCGCCGGGAGGGCGGGGACACCGTGCTGGAGGTGGCCGACAACGGGATCGGCATTCCGCCCGAGGACCTGGGCCGGGTCTTCGATCCCTTCTTCACCGGCATCAACGGGCGTGCCTTCCCGCAGGCGACCGGCATGGGGCTCTACCTGGCCCGCGAGGTCGGCCGCCGGCTGAGCCACGACCTGAGCCTCGAGTCGGTACGCGGGAAGGGGACGACGGTCCGCATCCGCTTCCAGGCGCCGCGGACCCTGTTCGCCGGACTGCACGCGCTCCCCTCAGGCCGCCCCTCCGAGCAGGGCGGCCCGGAGGCATAG
- a CDS encoding response regulator transcription factor, which translates to MTEPRHYRVMIVEDDAKIASILAAELDRYGYDVVMAQDYARIRDEFVAARPDLVLLDVNLPRYDGFYWCRQIRAVSRVPIIFISARSDEMDQVRAIEHGADDYITKPFNLELALAKVGAAIRRAYGEYAMSRDPDLLSAGGLLLDRSTNRASRGDRAVELSPKEFRLLWCLAERAGQIVSREELLEALWDDTDFVDDNTLTVNVTRVRRRLEELGLANAIETKRGQGYCLALTGGE; encoded by the coding sequence ATGACCGAGCCGCGGCACTACCGCGTGATGATCGTGGAGGACGACGCCAAGATCGCATCCATCCTGGCCGCGGAGTTGGACCGCTACGGGTATGACGTCGTCATGGCGCAGGACTACGCCAGGATCCGGGACGAGTTTGTGGCCGCGCGGCCCGACCTGGTGCTCCTGGACGTGAACCTGCCCCGTTACGACGGGTTCTACTGGTGCCGGCAGATCCGCGCGGTCTCGCGGGTGCCGATCATCTTCATCTCCGCGCGTTCTGACGAGATGGACCAGGTGCGGGCCATCGAGCACGGTGCGGATGACTACATCACCAAGCCCTTCAACCTCGAGCTGGCGCTGGCCAAGGTGGGTGCGGCAATCCGCCGGGCGTACGGCGAGTACGCCATGAGCCGGGACCCGGACCTGCTGAGTGCCGGCGGGCTGCTGCTGGACCGGTCCACCAACCGGGCCAGCCGCGGCGACCGGGCGGTGGAACTAAGCCCGAAGGAGTTCCGCCTGCTCTGGTGCCTGGCGGAGCGGGCCGGCCAGATCGTCTCGCGGGAGGAGTTGCTGGAGGCGCTCTGGGACGACACGGACTTCGTGGACGACAACACGCTCACGGTGAACGTAACCCGTGTGCGCCGCCGGCTGGAGGAGCTGGGGCTCGCGAACGCCATCGAGACCAAGCGGGGCCAGGGCTACTGCCTGGCCCTCACCGGGGGCGAGTGA